In the genome of Nocardioides seonyuensis, one region contains:
- a CDS encoding carbohydrate kinase family protein, with translation MSLLIAGSIATDHLMSFPGKFADSLVVDQLDKLSVSFLVEDLEVRRGGCAANICFGLGNLGLAPVLVGAVGEDFAEYRAWLERHQVDCQSVHVSETRHTARFVCTSDSSMAQIASFYAGAMSESREIELKPIADRVGAPDYVLIGPDDPQGMLRHTDECRQRGYRFVADPSQQLAFGDGDLIRPLIDGAEILFSNEYEASLITQKTGWSREEVLSRVGTWVVTLGAEGVRIDREGEESITVAAVPEIEKVEPTGVGDAFRAGFLAALTWGLGHERAAQLGCLLAVYVVEQIGTQEYTLSRKAFLERCEATYGPEAVADFEPHLKTLHP, from the coding sequence GTGTCTCTACTCATCGCGGGCTCCATCGCCACCGACCACCTGATGTCATTTCCGGGCAAGTTCGCCGACAGCCTGGTGGTCGACCAGCTCGACAAGCTCTCGGTGTCGTTCCTCGTGGAGGACCTCGAGGTACGACGCGGTGGTTGCGCCGCCAACATCTGCTTCGGGCTGGGCAACCTCGGCCTCGCCCCGGTGCTGGTGGGGGCGGTCGGCGAGGACTTCGCGGAGTACCGCGCCTGGCTCGAGCGCCATCAGGTCGACTGCCAGTCCGTGCACGTCTCGGAGACCCGTCACACGGCCCGCTTCGTGTGCACCAGCGACTCCTCGATGGCCCAGATCGCCAGCTTCTACGCCGGTGCCATGAGCGAGTCCCGCGAGATCGAGCTCAAGCCGATCGCCGACCGCGTGGGAGCGCCCGACTACGTCCTGATCGGCCCCGACGACCCGCAGGGCATGCTCCGCCACACCGACGAGTGCCGCCAGCGTGGCTACCGCTTCGTCGCGGACCCGTCCCAGCAGCTCGCCTTCGGCGACGGCGACCTCATCCGCCCCCTCATCGACGGTGCGGAGATCCTGTTCTCCAACGAGTACGAGGCCAGCCTCATCACCCAGAAGACCGGGTGGTCGCGCGAGGAGGTCTTGAGCCGGGTCGGCACCTGGGTCGTCACCCTCGGCGCCGAGGGCGTCCGCATCGACCGCGAGGGCGAGGAGTCGATCACCGTCGCCGCCGTGCCCGAGATCGAGAAGGTCGAGCCCACCGGGGTGGGCGACGCCTTCCGTGCCGGGTTCCTCGCAGCCCTCACGTGGGGGCTCGGCCACGAGCGGGCCGCGCAGCTGGGCTGCCTGCTGGCTGTCTACGTCGTGGAGCAGATCGGCACCCAGGAGTACACCCTCTCCCGCAAGGCGTTCCTCGAGCGCTGCGAGGCCACCTACGGGCCCGAGGCCGTCGCCGACTTCGAGCCGCACCTCAAGACGCTCCACCCCTGA
- a CDS encoding cytochrome c oxidase subunit 4, with amino-acid sequence MKAETLIFGITTVFFALVAPAYWFITYDPTGTSALTMTTLLVGMVTLYLGFHARKMDPRPEDLQEGEIADGAGELGFFPPYSWWPLWCALTLAVMVYGVAFLAWWLVIIGGALGSLALCGLIFEYYRGEHAH; translated from the coding sequence ATGAAGGCAGAGACCCTGATCTTCGGTATCACCACCGTCTTCTTCGCGCTGGTCGCTCCTGCCTACTGGTTCATCACCTATGACCCGACCGGCACCTCGGCGCTGACGATGACGACGTTGCTCGTGGGCATGGTGACCCTCTACCTCGGGTTCCACGCTCGCAAGATGGACCCCCGTCCCGAGGACCTGCAGGAGGGCGAGATCGCCGACGGTGCCGGCGAGCTGGGCTTCTTCCCGCCCTACTCGTGGTGGCCACTGTGGTGCGCCCTGACGCTGGCGGTCATGGTCTACGGCGTCGCGTTCCTGGCATGGTGGCTCGTGATCATCGGAGGAGCGCTCGGCTCCCTTGCGCTGTGCGGCCTCATCTTCGAGTACTACCGCGGAGAGCACGCTCACTGA
- the erpA gene encoding iron-sulfur cluster insertion protein ErpA: MTEQVETSTERRTDQINLSAVAAEKVKSLLAQEGRDDLALRISVQPGGCSGLRYQLFFDERTLDGDVTTDFDGVTVVVDRMSVPYLNGAQIDFVDSIEKQGFTIDNPNATGSCACGDSFH; this comes from the coding sequence ATGACCGAGCAGGTCGAGACCAGCACCGAGCGCCGCACCGACCAGATCAACCTGTCCGCCGTCGCGGCCGAGAAGGTGAAGAGCCTGCTGGCGCAGGAGGGTCGTGACGACCTGGCGCTGCGCATCTCCGTGCAGCCGGGTGGCTGCTCCGGGCTGCGCTACCAGCTCTTCTTCGACGAGCGCACCCTCGACGGTGACGTCACGACCGACTTCGACGGCGTGACCGTCGTGGTCGACCGCATGAGCGTCCCCTACCTCAACGGCGCCCAGATCGACTTCGTCGACTCCATCGAGAAGCAGGGCTTCACGATCGACAACCCCAACGCCACCGGCTCCTGCGCCTGCGGCGACTCCTTCCACTGA
- a CDS encoding sulfurtransferase TusA family protein: MSEPQLELDCRDQPCPMPVIELARHLVEVEVGGLIAVVAHDPAARVDVPAWCRMRGQEYVGADTAADGAPRYVVRRLA, translated from the coding sequence GTGAGCGAGCCGCAGCTCGAGCTCGACTGCAGGGACCAGCCCTGCCCGATGCCGGTCATCGAGCTCGCCCGGCACCTCGTCGAGGTGGAGGTCGGCGGGCTCATCGCCGTGGTCGCCCACGATCCCGCGGCGCGTGTCGACGTTCCCGCGTGGTGCCGGATGCGCGGCCAGGAGTACGTCGGTGCCGACACCGCGGCCGACGGCGCGCCCCGCTACGTCGTACGACGCCTGGCCTGA
- the ctaD gene encoding cytochrome c oxidase subunit I: MTAATASVTTEDRKPPLGQQVVRVLTTTDHKLIGKLYLGTSFAWFMVGGLMAMLIRSELAFPGTQVVNDQLYNQLFTMHGTIMLLLFATPLFFGFANVIMPLQIGAPDVAFPRLNMLSYWFFLFGGLIAASGFLTPQGAADFGWFAYTPLSDAVRSPGVGGDLWIMGLWLAGLGTILGAVNFITTIICMRAPGMTMFRMPIFVWNTLITSMLVIMVFPILAGALLSLEADRLLGAHVFDPSHGGPILWQHLFWFFGHPEVYIIALPFFGIVSEILPVFSRKPIFGYVGLVGATLGIAMLSVAVWAHHMFVTGAVDLPFFSGMTFLIAVPTGVKFFNWIGTMWGGSLSFDTPMLWSLGFLTTFLFGGLTGVILASPPLDFHVSDSYFVVAHFHYVVFGTVVFAMFAGFYFWWPKMTGRMLDERLGKVHFWLLFVGFHLTFLVQHWLGVEGMPRRYADYLPDDGFTTLNQISTIGAFLLGASTLPFLYNVFVSSKGPKVLVDDPWGWGRSLEWATSCPPPRHNFASLPRIRSESPAFDLHHPEVALLELGENPAERHDEPADAPDTQGREEMLRDRIEDGPDASETTEGDKS, encoded by the coding sequence GTGACCGCCGCAACTGCCTCCGTGACCACGGAGGACCGCAAGCCGCCGCTCGGCCAGCAGGTGGTGAGGGTGCTCACCACCACCGACCACAAGCTGATCGGCAAGCTCTACCTCGGCACCTCGTTCGCGTGGTTCATGGTCGGCGGCCTGATGGCCATGCTGATCCGTTCCGAGCTCGCCTTCCCCGGCACCCAGGTCGTCAACGACCAGCTCTACAACCAGCTGTTCACGATGCACGGCACGATCATGCTGCTGCTCTTCGCGACGCCACTGTTCTTCGGCTTCGCCAACGTGATCATGCCGCTGCAGATCGGCGCCCCCGACGTCGCCTTCCCGCGCCTGAACATGCTGAGCTACTGGTTCTTCCTGTTCGGCGGCCTGATCGCGGCCTCGGGGTTCCTCACCCCGCAGGGCGCGGCCGACTTCGGGTGGTTCGCCTACACGCCGCTCTCCGACGCCGTGCGCAGCCCGGGCGTCGGTGGTGACCTGTGGATCATGGGCCTGTGGCTCGCCGGTCTCGGCACGATCCTGGGTGCGGTCAACTTCATCACCACGATCATCTGCATGCGTGCACCGGGAATGACGATGTTCCGGATGCCGATCTTCGTCTGGAACACCCTGATCACCTCGATGCTCGTGATCATGGTCTTCCCGATCCTCGCGGGCGCTCTGCTCTCGCTGGAGGCCGACCGCCTCCTCGGTGCCCACGTCTTCGACCCGTCCCACGGCGGCCCGATCCTGTGGCAGCACCTCTTCTGGTTCTTCGGCCACCCCGAGGTCTACATCATCGCGCTGCCGTTCTTCGGCATCGTCTCGGAGATCCTGCCGGTCTTCTCCCGCAAGCCGATCTTCGGCTACGTCGGCCTCGTCGGAGCCACGCTCGGCATCGCGATGCTCTCGGTGGCGGTGTGGGCCCACCACATGTTCGTCACCGGAGCGGTCGACCTTCCGTTCTTCTCCGGCATGACCTTCCTCATCGCGGTGCCCACCGGGGTGAAGTTCTTCAACTGGATCGGCACGATGTGGGGTGGGTCCCTGTCCTTCGACACCCCCATGCTGTGGTCGCTCGGGTTCCTCACGACCTTCCTCTTCGGCGGCCTGACGGGTGTCATCCTGGCCAGCCCCCCGCTCGACTTCCACGTGTCCGACTCCTATTTCGTGGTGGCGCACTTCCACTACGTCGTCTTCGGCACCGTGGTGTTCGCTATGTTCGCCGGCTTCTACTTCTGGTGGCCGAAGATGACCGGGCGGATGCTCGACGAGCGCCTCGGCAAGGTCCACTTCTGGCTGCTCTTCGTGGGCTTCCACCTCACGTTCTTGGTCCAGCACTGGCTCGGTGTCGAGGGCATGCCGCGTCGCTACGCCGACTACCTGCCCGACGACGGGTTCACCACGCTCAACCAGATCTCGACGATCGGCGCGTTCCTGCTGGGTGCCTCCACGCTGCCGTTCCTCTACAACGTGTTCGTCAGCTCCAAGGGACCCAAGGTCCTGGTCGACGACCCGTGGGGCTGGGGACGCTCGCTGGAGTGGGCGACCAGCTGCCCGCCGCCGCGCCACAACTTCGCGTCGCTGCCGCGCATCCGCTCGGAGTCGCCTGCCTTCGACCTGCACCACCCGGAGGTCGCACTCCTCGAGCTCGGCGAGAACCCGGCCGAGCGGCACGACGAGCCGGCGGACGCTCCGGACACCCAGGGCCGCGAGGAGATGCTCCGCGACCGCATCGAGGACGGCCCCGACGCCTCCGAGACCACTGAGGGAGACAAGTCATGA
- a CDS encoding glycerate kinase — protein sequence MRVLIAPDKFAGTLTAVEAAEAIAAGWARQAPGDELDLAPMADGGPGFVDVLHAAQGGELLGVTVEAPHGEKVPATVLVVGDVAYVEAAQACGIHLMDGGAEFGSTVGVGELLIAALESGARRIVVGLGGSGTNDGGAGVLAALGATSDGILDSGAIALDTVSRVDVAPARARLAGVTLVAATDVDIPLTGMFGATKTFGPQKGIDEDRIAEVDGWLEGFATASDRRTSLEKGAGAAGGIGFALLLLGASREPGIELVSEAVGLLARARAADLVITGEGAFDFSSRSGKVPYGVAEVCSQALRPCVALAGQVLVGSREMRALGIESAYSLVDAVGEERAFADPAGALADLAERVARTWSR from the coding sequence ATGCGCGTGCTCATAGCCCCCGACAAGTTCGCCGGCACCCTGACGGCCGTGGAGGCTGCCGAGGCCATCGCCGCGGGCTGGGCACGCCAGGCGCCCGGCGACGAGCTCGACCTCGCCCCGATGGCCGACGGTGGTCCCGGCTTCGTGGACGTGCTCCACGCCGCGCAGGGCGGGGAGCTCCTCGGTGTCACGGTGGAGGCTCCCCACGGCGAGAAGGTCCCTGCCACGGTGCTCGTGGTGGGCGACGTCGCCTACGTCGAGGCAGCCCAGGCCTGCGGGATCCACCTGATGGACGGCGGCGCCGAGTTCGGCAGCACCGTGGGCGTCGGCGAGCTCCTCATCGCCGCGCTCGAGAGCGGCGCCCGTCGTATCGTGGTCGGCCTGGGCGGCTCGGGCACCAACGACGGCGGAGCAGGCGTGCTGGCCGCCCTCGGCGCGACGTCCGACGGGATCCTCGACAGCGGCGCCATCGCGCTCGACACCGTCTCGCGCGTCGACGTCGCTCCGGCGCGTGCCCGGCTCGCAGGCGTCACCCTGGTCGCAGCCACCGACGTCGACATCCCCCTCACCGGCATGTTCGGCGCCACCAAGACGTTCGGTCCCCAGAAGGGGATCGACGAGGATCGCATCGCCGAGGTCGACGGCTGGCTCGAGGGCTTCGCGACGGCGAGCGATCGTCGTACCTCCCTGGAGAAGGGAGCCGGCGCCGCGGGCGGCATCGGGTTCGCGCTGCTGCTCCTGGGGGCCAGCCGCGAGCCCGGCATCGAGCTGGTCTCCGAGGCCGTCGGCCTGCTCGCTCGTGCGCGAGCGGCTGACCTGGTCATCACCGGCGAGGGGGCGTTCGACTTCAGCAGCAGGTCGGGCAAGGTGCCGTACGGCGTCGCCGAGGTCTGCTCCCAGGCACTGCGGCCGTGCGTCGCGCTCGCCGGTCAGGTCCTCGTCGGCTCCCGCGAGATGCGCGCCCTGGGCATCGAGTCGGCCTACTCGCTGGTCGACGCGGTGGGGGAGGAGCGGGCGTTCGCCGACCCGGCCGGCGCGCTGGCCGACCTCGCCGAGCGGGTCGCCCGCACCTGGTCACGCTGA
- a CDS encoding L,D-transpeptidase, producing MSVRLPRRAVLRRRAAAVLTLLTCLALVACEAEAGDSARSATERGSADEATPPTPVKLMTNLPQGASVPVDHRLRVDVQGAELGRVKVTSSAGELAGAVGDGAWRATGRLEPSTDYTVRVTAERADGSKVRRRARFHTADLTLDQQVYASVAPLDGETVGVGMPVVVTFDLPVSDRAAFERQMIVTSSPRQAGSWHWLSDLEAHWRPRSYWQPGTDVHVELDINSVAAGEGLYGQESRSIDFRVGDSVVSKVDVDAHVMRTFINGKLARTIPVSAGKPGWETRSGTKVIIEKFRRKRMDASTIGVSEDDPEYYDLANVQYALRVTYSGEFLHAAPWSAGSQGSANVSHGCVGMSVADAAWLYDLTHRGDVVEVTGSDRQMSLTNGYGDWNASFADYRAGSALH from the coding sequence ATGTCTGTGCGCCTGCCGCGCCGAGCGGTGCTGCGACGACGTGCCGCTGCCGTGCTCACGCTGCTCACCTGCTTGGCCCTGGTCGCCTGCGAAGCCGAGGCAGGTGACTCCGCCAGATCGGCCACCGAGCGGGGATCGGCCGACGAGGCGACGCCGCCAACGCCGGTGAAGCTCATGACCAACCTCCCCCAGGGCGCGTCGGTGCCGGTCGACCACAGGCTCCGGGTCGACGTGCAAGGGGCAGAGCTCGGTCGGGTCAAGGTCACCTCGTCCGCGGGTGAGCTCGCCGGCGCCGTCGGCGACGGCGCCTGGCGCGCCACGGGGCGGCTGGAGCCCAGCACTGACTACACCGTCCGTGTGACGGCCGAGCGTGCCGACGGTTCCAAGGTCCGACGCCGCGCTCGCTTCCACACTGCTGACCTCACGCTGGACCAGCAGGTCTACGCCTCGGTGGCTCCCCTGGACGGGGAGACCGTGGGGGTGGGCATGCCTGTGGTCGTCACCTTCGACCTCCCGGTGAGCGACCGCGCCGCCTTCGAGCGGCAGATGATCGTCACCAGCAGCCCTCGACAGGCCGGTTCCTGGCACTGGCTGAGCGACCTCGAGGCTCACTGGCGGCCACGGAGCTACTGGCAGCCCGGGACCGACGTCCACGTCGAGCTCGACATCAACTCCGTCGCTGCCGGTGAGGGTCTCTACGGCCAGGAGAGCCGCAGCATCGACTTCCGCGTCGGCGACTCGGTGGTGAGCAAGGTCGACGTCGACGCACACGTCATGCGCACGTTCATCAACGGCAAGCTCGCCCGGACGATCCCGGTCAGCGCGGGCAAGCCTGGCTGGGAGACCCGCTCAGGCACCAAGGTGATCATCGAGAAGTTCCGCCGCAAGCGCATGGACGCCAGCACGATCGGGGTCTCCGAGGACGACCCCGAGTACTACGACCTCGCCAACGTCCAGTACGCCCTGCGAGTGACCTACTCGGGAGAGTTCCTGCACGCCGCGCCATGGTCGGCAGGTTCTCAGGGGTCGGCCAACGTGTCCCACGGCTGCGTGGGGATGAGCGTGGCCGATGCCGCCTGGCTCTACGACCTCACTCATCGCGGAGACGTGGTCGAGGTGACAGGGTCTGATCGTCAGATGTCCCTCACCAACGGCTACGGCGACTGGAACGCCTCGTTCGCCGACTACCGCGCGGGCTCCGCCCTGCACTGA
- the nadA gene encoding quinolinate synthase NadA: protein MTTVDLPLLPLGKGRDLDAERGVECPGDLPPASDPDLVARALAAKEALGERVFVLGHHYQRDEVIQFADVTGDSFKLARDAAARPDAEFIVFCGVHFMAESADILTADTQRVILPDLAAGCSMADMARLAQVEDAWDALADAGVQDSVVPVTYMNSTADIKAFCGRNGGVVCTSSNADVALEWAFEQKAHLEDGAKVLFFPDQHLGRNTAVLKMGMSLEDCVVWDPHKANGGLTVDELRAARMILWKGHCSVHGRFSASVVDDLRAQHPGIHILVHPECTHEVVLKADLVGSTEFIIKTIEAAEPGTTWAIGTELNLVKRLADAHPDKNIVFLDRNVCYCSTMNRIDLPHLVWAMENLVAGNVVNQISVDPDTEREALVALQRMLDLPGKSHRD, encoded by the coding sequence ATGACCACGGTGGACCTGCCCCTGCTCCCGCTCGGCAAGGGCCGCGACCTCGACGCCGAGCGAGGCGTCGAGTGCCCCGGCGACCTGCCGCCCGCCTCCGACCCTGACCTGGTCGCCCGAGCCCTCGCGGCCAAGGAGGCCCTGGGCGAGCGTGTGTTCGTGCTGGGCCACCACTACCAGCGCGACGAGGTCATCCAGTTCGCCGACGTCACCGGCGACTCCTTCAAGCTGGCCCGCGACGCCGCGGCCCGGCCCGATGCCGAGTTCATCGTGTTCTGCGGCGTCCACTTCATGGCGGAGTCCGCCGACATCCTCACCGCCGACACGCAGCGCGTCATCCTGCCCGACCTCGCCGCGGGGTGCTCGATGGCCGACATGGCCCGCCTCGCGCAGGTCGAGGACGCCTGGGACGCGCTGGCCGACGCCGGCGTCCAGGACAGCGTCGTGCCGGTCACCTACATGAACTCCACCGCCGACATCAAGGCCTTCTGCGGCCGCAACGGCGGCGTCGTCTGCACCTCCTCCAACGCCGACGTCGCGCTGGAGTGGGCCTTCGAGCAGAAGGCGCACCTCGAGGACGGCGCCAAGGTGCTGTTCTTCCCCGACCAGCACCTCGGCCGCAACACCGCGGTGCTCAAGATGGGCATGTCGCTCGAGGACTGCGTCGTCTGGGACCCCCACAAGGCCAACGGCGGCCTCACCGTCGACGAGCTGCGAGCCGCCCGGATGATCCTGTGGAAGGGACACTGCTCCGTGCACGGGCGGTTCTCTGCCAGCGTCGTCGACGATCTCCGCGCCCAGCACCCCGGCATCCATATCCTAGTCCACCCGGAGTGCACCCACGAGGTGGTGCTCAAGGCCGACCTGGTCGGTTCGACGGAGTTCATCATCAAGACGATCGAGGCGGCCGAGCCAGGCACCACCTGGGCCATCGGCACCGAGCTCAACCTCGTCAAGCGCCTGGCCGACGCCCACCCCGACAAGAACATCGTCTTCCTCGACCGCAACGTCTGCTACTGCTCGACGATGAACCGCATCGACCTGCCCCACCTCGTGTGGGCGATGGAGAACCTCGTCGCCGGCAACGTCGTCAACCAGATCAGCGTCGACCCCGACACCGAGCGCGAGGCGCTGGTCGCCCTGCAGCGGATGCTCGACCTGCCGGGCAAGTCCCACCGCGACTGA
- a CDS encoding cysteine desulfurase family protein produces the protein MTTDFDSASSGPLHPAAREAFAAALEQGYADPRRLHGPGRTARLLLENARAAVAEALDVRPDEVTFTPSGTHAVHQGLLGLVRGSRRGDVVVHSAVEHSAVRHAIDWGARSAPVGVMGDGRVYDGDLVNEAVAPEVGVVALQTANHEVGTVQPVGEFRLPNDIPLFTDACASMGRLPLPGGWAVAAGSAHKWGGPAGVGVLLVRKRARWRNPFPVDDRIDERTVGFENVPAILAAAASLQAVVAERDEVNARHRRLVDVVRRRVAAEVPDVEVVGDPEQRLPHLVTFSCLYVDGEALVSELDRRGFGIASGSACTASTLTPSHVLEAMGVLTHGNVRLSLQRDVTSAEVDAFCDVLPHVVGDIRARVGL, from the coding sequence GTGACGACCGACTTCGATTCCGCGTCGTCGGGGCCTCTGCACCCGGCCGCCCGAGAGGCGTTCGCGGCTGCGCTGGAGCAGGGGTACGCCGACCCGCGCCGGCTCCACGGACCCGGCCGCACGGCCCGCCTGCTCCTGGAGAACGCCCGCGCGGCGGTGGCGGAAGCACTGGACGTCCGTCCCGACGAGGTCACCTTCACCCCCAGCGGCACCCACGCGGTCCACCAGGGCCTCCTGGGCCTGGTGCGCGGGTCGCGTCGCGGTGACGTGGTGGTGCACTCCGCGGTGGAGCACTCCGCGGTCAGGCACGCGATCGACTGGGGTGCCCGGTCAGCGCCGGTCGGCGTGATGGGAGATGGCCGGGTCTACGACGGCGACCTCGTCAACGAGGCGGTCGCGCCGGAGGTGGGCGTGGTCGCGCTCCAGACCGCCAACCACGAGGTCGGCACCGTCCAGCCGGTCGGCGAGTTCCGGCTGCCCAACGACATCCCGCTCTTCACCGACGCGTGCGCCTCCATGGGGCGGCTGCCGCTGCCCGGTGGCTGGGCGGTGGCGGCCGGGTCGGCCCACAAGTGGGGCGGCCCCGCCGGGGTGGGCGTCCTGCTGGTTCGCAAGCGCGCGCGCTGGCGCAACCCCTTCCCCGTCGACGACCGGATCGACGAGCGGACTGTCGGCTTCGAGAACGTCCCCGCCATCCTGGCCGCGGCCGCGTCGCTCCAGGCCGTGGTGGCCGAGCGGGACGAGGTCAACGCGCGGCACCGACGACTCGTGGACGTCGTACGACGCCGGGTGGCCGCCGAGGTCCCCGACGTGGAGGTGGTGGGCGATCCCGAGCAGCGGCTTCCCCACCTGGTGACGTTCTCCTGCCTCTACGTCGACGGCGAGGCACTCGTCAGCGAGCTCGACCGCCGGGGCTTCGGCATCGCCAGCGGATCGGCGTGCACGGCGTCCACCCTCACGCCCAGCCACGTGCTGGAGGCGATGGGGGTCCTCACCCACGGCAACGTGCGCCTCTCCTTGCAGCGCGACGTCACCAGTGCGGAGGTCGACGCCTTCTGTGACGTCCTCCCCCACGTGGTGGGCGACATCCGGGCACGGGTCGGTCTGTGA
- a CDS encoding GNAT family N-acetyltransferase yields the protein MGDTTHDVLVRPATEADLPAMGEITSRAFHEVDLQTYQRAWPDPVPRTLAREASWIERTRHALRTDPGGCWVAEVDGEVVGCAVSRVRELMWILSSYAVLPGRQGLGVGTQLLQAAMHHGRGCLRGMLASSADPRAVRRYRRSGFTLHPQMLLRGVVDRAVLPDLDRVREGSPGDRDLMDSVDRQTRGAAHGPDHEPLLSLFRLAVVDHPSGTGYAYVDDSGSPVLLAATSRRTAALLMWEALASTPPGELVQVSHVTAANEWAIDVGLAAGLEVHQSGYLALRGMKPPTPYIHHGSLL from the coding sequence ATGGGTGACACGACGCATGACGTGCTGGTCAGGCCGGCGACCGAGGCCGACCTTCCGGCGATGGGCGAGATCACGTCACGGGCCTTCCACGAGGTCGACCTGCAGACCTACCAGCGCGCATGGCCCGACCCCGTGCCGCGCACGCTCGCCCGGGAGGCCTCGTGGATCGAGCGCACCCGGCACGCCCTGCGCACCGACCCGGGCGGCTGCTGGGTGGCCGAGGTGGACGGAGAGGTCGTCGGATGCGCCGTCTCGCGCGTCCGGGAGCTGATGTGGATCCTCTCCTCGTACGCCGTGCTCCCCGGCCGACAGGGCCTGGGTGTCGGCACCCAGCTCCTCCAGGCGGCGATGCACCACGGGCGCGGCTGCCTGCGAGGGATGCTCGCCTCGTCCGCCGATCCGCGCGCCGTACGTCGCTACCGGCGTTCAGGCTTCACGCTCCACCCGCAGATGCTCCTGCGCGGCGTCGTGGACCGCGCCGTCCTGCCGGACCTCGACCGCGTCCGCGAGGGGTCCCCGGGCGACCGGGACCTGATGGACTCCGTCGACCGTCAGACGCGCGGCGCCGCCCACGGACCCGACCACGAGCCGCTGCTGTCGCTCTTCCGGCTGGCCGTGGTGGACCACCCCTCCGGCACCGGCTACGCCTACGTCGACGACTCCGGCTCACCGGTCCTCCTCGCGGCGACGAGTCGCCGCACCGCCGCCCTCCTGATGTGGGAAGCACTCGCGTCGACGCCGCCGGGCGAGCTGGTCCAGGTCAGCCACGTCACCGCGGCGAACGAGTGGGCCATCGACGTGGGGCTCGCCGCGGGCCTGGAGGTGCACCAGTCGGGCTACCTCGCGCTCCGCGGCATGAAGCCGCCCACGCCGTACATCCACCACGGCAGCCTGCTGTGA
- the coxB gene encoding cytochrome c oxidase subunit II, with translation MGLQLPKRTAARTKRVAMGAMLGALLMSLSACGGDAWTRDQWANLAMPDPASAQAPYTFDLWRWAWVAAMVTGVIVWGLIFYAMWRFRRRNDDEIPVQTRYNLPLEVFYTIAPVLMVVVFFFHTVKVQDEMTNISPDPDVTIEVMGQQWTWTFNHGIGEQNTAEADPENGEYAYGEYAYTSGDAGTIPTLVLPVDQVVQFNLHSPDVIHSFGVPAFLTKLDVIPGRVNQLQVTPTVEGTFAGKCYELCGESHARMLFTVEVVSQEEYAAYVEELRASGDVSDEPVLGGDYVNDQVGLDEHAQEGSHE, from the coding sequence GTGGGTCTGCAACTCCCCAAGCGCACCGCCGCGCGCACCAAGCGGGTGGCGATGGGCGCGATGCTGGGTGCGCTCCTGATGTCGCTGTCCGCCTGTGGTGGTGACGCGTGGACCAGGGACCAGTGGGCCAACCTGGCCATGCCGGATCCCGCCAGCGCCCAGGCTCCCTACACCTTCGACCTGTGGCGCTGGGCGTGGGTGGCCGCGATGGTCACCGGTGTCATCGTCTGGGGCCTCATCTTCTACGCGATGTGGCGCTTCCGTCGCCGCAACGACGACGAGATCCCGGTGCAGACGCGCTACAACCTCCCGCTCGAGGTCTTCTACACGATCGCCCCGGTCCTCATGGTCGTCGTCTTCTTCTTCCACACCGTCAAGGTGCAGGACGAGATGACCAACATCTCGCCCGACCCCGACGTCACCATCGAGGTCATGGGCCAGCAGTGGACGTGGACCTTCAACCACGGCATCGGCGAGCAGAACACCGCCGAGGCCGACCCCGAGAACGGCGAGTACGCCTACGGCGAGTACGCCTACACCTCCGGAGACGCCGGCACCATCCCGACCCTCGTGCTCCCGGTGGACCAGGTCGTCCAGTTCAACCTCCACTCCCCGGACGTCATCCACTCCTTCGGGGTGCCGGCGTTCCTGACCAAGCTCGATGTGATCCCCGGACGCGTCAACCAGCTCCAGGTCACGCCCACCGTCGAGGGCACCTTCGCCGGCAAGTGCTACGAGCTGTGCGGTGAGTCCCACGCCCGGATGCTCTTCACCGTCGAGGTGGTCAGCCAGGAGGAGTACGCCGCCTACGTCGAGGAGCTCCGGGCCAGCGGTGACGTCTCCGACGAGCCCGTGCTCGGTGGCGACTACGTCAACGACCAGGTCGGCCTCGACGAGCACGCACAGGAAGGAAGCCACGAGTGA